aaaaataaaatatcttaagaatagtaacaatattaaaataaatatttcctatataaacaataaaaactttcaacaaaacaagaagagaaactagatagaacagtgtgcccgagtgtaccctcaagcaagagaactctaatccatgacagtggaagatcatggtacagaggctatagcactacccaagactagagaacaatggtttgattttggagtgtccttctcctagaagagctgcttaccatagctgaagagtctcttctacccttaccaagggggaagtagccactgaagaattacaatgcagtagttaaccccttaggtgaagaagaattgtttggaaatctcagtgttgtcaggtgtatgaggacagaggagaatctgtaaagaataggccagactattcagtgtctgtgaaggcaaagggaaagaaccgtaaccagagagaaggatccaatgtagtactgtctggccactcaaaggacccctaactctcaagcggtagtatctcaacgggtggctggtacccttgccaacctactacatatatatatatatatatatatatatatatatatatatatatatatatatatatatatatatatatatatcatctcctactcctacgcctattgacgcaaagggcctcagttagattttgccagtcatctctatcctgagcttttaaatcaataattctccaatcgtcctctcctacttcacgcttcatagtcctcagccacgtaagtctgggtcttccaactcttctagtgccttgtgcatatgtgtgtgcgtgtgtgtgattgcgtgtgtatgtatatatatatatatatatttatatatatatatatatatgtatatatatatatatatatatatatatatatatatatatattatatatatatatatgaaataactgatgATATTAAATGGTGTTTTCTTGGCAAGAATAATGCACGAAGAGAttaaagtactgagagagagagagagagagagagagagagagatacggctcTATCACCCTaccagccgcccccccccccccagacccccCAAATCAGCTGATTGACAGCTCCCAACCGTGAGACGATATTCCCACCTGAGGAATTCCTTCAAAGATCCGGAAATGAAAGAATTatgagccacacacacacacacacacacacacaaacataacatataattgctattatcataatctaccaaaagcgagagagagagagagagagagagagagagagagagagagagagagagagagagagccgtctggAAATTCCGTCGATGGAGTTAGCGATTCAAAACGTCTTCAGGGAAGTTTTCCCTTCGATATCTctggatcccagagagagagagagagagagagagagagagagagagagagagagagcatttcggtCATCATTCGTGTTCCTAAATCTTAAAAATTTCTCCTTTTTCTGTAGAATCTTTTCTAGACTTCATCCGGGGAAAGAAATGTCACAAAGGAatattatatggagaaattattcatttctcggaagaaaagaaaggtgaataataagatagataatataaaacaagatgaaaaagaagaggaggaggaatttccctgaagcagttcgAAGAGTCTTCAGAGGCTTCAAGGAATGAATGTGTGTGAGACTCGGAGCTGGGAGCGGATTCTGAGGGTCTCTGGGAGATcaccttctgtttctttttttattttttttcaaaataaggttggtcgaaggagaactatctggtaatctaacatagatttcatgatgttcggtatgtaccaaacagcgatcaacacaatcaggaaagcattcaacggagCTTTTGGAGGATTATTCAACGCATCACACCTTgcagctgatcttcaggagcagcattcggcgtgtgagagctatttcatggatctcgaaggacaaatgaaggaaattcaggattccttcggattcaggatggtctcttggctactgccaAAGAGGATTGAGAACCCTGAGGGCGGGATCGGAAACGTTCCCGTCCTCCAGCGACTGTTGtcctccttccctgtggtcggaggattttggaaatcacggcaggatcttcagttgtgtcaactgaaggtccagactttGGAACGGAATCTGGAAACGCTCAAGACTGATCTGAAACCTATTGAAATTCTTGGGAAATTTCTCCCAGACTTCGTCACTGGAACTGAGGAtggaactattgttccccaaatgagtggtggcaattggttcCGTGTTGCTATGGTAGGTATGTTTGTGGCTGGAAATGTCTtattgtggaaattcttgtccaaaaaggaggaagaaaaggaacaagCAGAGTTAGGTAAAAATGTTCAACTGGAAATggaaaaacaaattgaatttttGGACAGAGAACTGGAGAGTGCCTGGGAAGAGGTCCACTCTAGATGCCAGTTGGAATCTAAattggaagaagagaaaaaagagctgaaggcagagattcaacgtctctccaacgctatggaaactcttcaaaaggataaagaaaatgaaattgaaaatttctcaaccaagatGCAGGATCTGCAACTAACCAACGAAcaactaaagagtgaactctctaatagagagattacaattggcgatcatttagatgatttaactgagaaggaccacaaaatttctggactaaatgatcaattggaaaaagttcacGGGGAAAATGAAGCCCGTGTTAAGAGGGAATCAAAACTTGTGAAGGAGATAGAGGATTTGAAAGTAGAGACTCTAGGTCTCTCCCAAAGAATTGAAACTCTTcaaatcaaaaaagaaatcgagattgaaaAATTCTCGACTAAGTTGCAAGATCTTCAGGAAACCAACGATCACCTAAATGAGGAATTATCTGataaagatgcttccatcggagaatatctaaataaattaattgagatggaacaaataaatcttgacaTGTGTGACCGACTAGCAAGAGTTGAGGATGAAAAAATAGCCTCTATTCATTGGTTGGAATCAAGATTCAAGGATAAGTTTGTAGAATTTGAAGagattattggagagatgaaaacagagaaagagaggctggagatgagcTTGACTGAGGCTAGAGTTaatgatttggtcaggaatggaaggtacaactgcctcttagaggagttaaaagctcttaaggaagaatattcacataaatttagtgagatggagcaAAAAAATCGTGAAATGAGTGAGGAACTAGAAAAACTTGAGGGTGAAAAGGTGGCCTCTATTCATtggttggaatctgtatttgagaaaAAGATTGACGAACTGGAAGATACAATTGAGAAGCAATTGGGGATTATTGGAaagatgaatacagagaaagagaggatggagatgAGTCTGAGCGAGGCTAAAATGAAAAACTTGACCAGTGAGGGAAATTACACAAGTTCAAGTACGGAAATGGCAAAGGAGATGATCGtccaaataacaaaagaaaatgttggtctgaaggaTGAGCTGCTTGCAGCAAATGAGATCACCTCTTcgctcaaggaggaacttgaaggaagagataagaagaaagaactgaacagacctggaacgaggaaagtgagacttaacaggtcaggtttagaaatcttgaccgagatggatggacagaaggaagatgtccaaaaggatgtcagtgtcaatgaagaggaagtcaaagtagttcaggcagcagaggacctggattccaacacataaggaggagaaggaggtcgttggagggccatctggtgtgggtcggacataaggaggagaaggaggtagttggagggccatctggtgtgggtcaggtgctgaGCTGGCTGCTAGCCGCCAAAGAGGCTCTCCCTGACAACAACCACAAGGAAGAGCAGAAGCCCCAAAAGGAAACTTCTTccagtgaagaggaggagaaggaggaggaggaggagaaggagactgaggaggagaaggagaaggaggagaagaagaagaaggaagaggaggaggaagagaaggagaaggagaaggaggaggaggagaaggaggaggaggaggagaaggaagaggaggaggtgaaggaggaGAAAATTGCAGCGAAAAAACCTGCTCGCAAACTTATCGTTTTTGACCTGGAACCTGAGAAGCCCAAAAGGGTCTTCTCATCtcatatcaccttccaaggtgcaaaGGTTGGAGCTAACCCCACAAGGGACTATGCCCTAAAGGGGCACGTGACTGTCGCCTTGGATGTCccaaggaagttccacagagccatatatggagtggaaggaaacacgctgatggaaatcacccggcagagtggcgTCAGCTCCATAGATATGCCAAGAAGGCACGAATACAGTAATTTgatcaccatcagtggtaccattgggtatgttcaattagcagctgatatTATCGATAGGCTTCTGAGGAGACTTACCGGTTATTAAATACttcaatcaggaaaaaaaaaatctaaaaaagaaaaaaagtaaaaaaaaaatctagaaaaaaatgaaaaaagaatatatatatatatatatatatatatatatatatatatatatatatatatatatatatatatatatatatatatatatatatatatattgttcattttgaaattgaaaggaaaatatattttgattataaaatgtgtttttaagtttaattttagtttattttgtgaggaaaaggagaTTTAGCTGAGTTTTGCAGGACCAGAACCAGGATCTTTGGCCTGAATGATTACCCACCttaaaggacgcttggatggacagCCCAGTTTGAGGGATACAATGCTTAATTATCCAGCTTGTacaatgcttggaataatctggaggactggtGCTGCAGACAGAAGAAACCTGGTagattctagtatgctttgtaccttgatggaTGTGTACAaggcctttgtcaagtgtacaaatggtcggatatctagatctattcttctggATGCCCACTTtcaggtggttctgggggaataatctagaataccggctctgcagagggaacgagctaggcttcttctagtgtgcagtcttgtccttataggttgacgCAATATAGTTAAGCTTgggaaggaagctgcatctctgGTGAGGTGTTCATCCAATGGCTACTGCATGGCTGAGAGCAGAGTCAGTTTTGGTTCTAACGACGATTGGCTTAATTGCCCGACCACATAAAGCTCTGCTTAACTGCCCGCCCAAGTGATGCTCGGCTAAACCGCCTGCCCaagtaatgcttggcttaactgcccggccaagtgatggggctcggcttaaccgcccggccaggtgatggggctcggcttaaccgccaggccaggtgatggggctcggcttaaccgcccggccaggtgatggggctcggcttaaccgcccggccaagtgatggggctcggcttaaccgcccagccaagtGATGGGACTCGGCTTacccgcccggccaagtgatggggatcagcttaaccgcctggccaagtgatggtgctcggcttaaccccccggccaagtgatggtgctcggcttaaccgcccggccaagtgatggtgctcggcttaaccgcccggccaagtgatgtggccaagtgatggtgctcggcttaaccgcccagccaagtgatggggctcggcttatccgcccggccaagtgatggggctcggcttaaccgcccggccaagtgatgctgctcggcttaactgcccggccaagtgatggtgctcggctttaccgcccggccgagtgatggtgctgggcttaaccgcccggccaagtgatggtgctcggcttaaccccccggccgagtgatggtgctgggcttagccgcccggccaagtgatggggctcggcttaaccacccggccaagtgatggggctcggcttaaccgcccggccaagtgatggggctcggcttaaccggccggccaagtgatggggctcggcttaaccgcccggccaagtgatggtgctcggcttaaccgcccggcagagtgatcctgctcggcttaaccgcctggccaagtgatggtgctcggctttatCGCCCGGctaagtgatcctgctcggcttaaccgcccgaccaagtgatggtgctcggcttaaccgcccggccaagtgatgctgctcggcttaaacgcccggccaagtgatgctgctctgtttaaccgcccggccaagtgatgctgctcggcttaaccgcccggccaagtgatgctgctcggcttaaccgcccggccaagtgatgcggctcggcttaaccgcccggtcaAGTGATGGTGctcagcttaaccgcccggccaagtgatggtgctcggcttaaccactcagccaagtgatggtgctcggctaaaCCGACTGgacaagtgatgctgctcggcttaaccgcccggccaagtgatgctgttcggcttaaccgcccggccaagtgatggtgctcggcttaactgcccggccaagtgatgctcggcttaactgcccggccaagtgatgctcggcttaactgcccgcccaagtgatgctcggcttaactgcccggccaaatgatgctcaccttaactgcccggccaaatgaagctcggcttaactgcccgcccaagtgatgctcggcttaaccgcccggccaagtgatgcggctcggcttaaccgcccggccaagtgatggggctcggcttaaccggccggccaagtgatggtgttcggcttaaccgcccggccaagtgatgctgcttggcttaaccggtcggccaagtgatggtgctcggcttaactgcccggccaagtgatggtgctcggcttaaccgcccggccaagtgatcttgctcggcttaaccgcccaggcaagtgatggtgctcggctttaccgcccggccaagtgatcctgctcggcttaaccgcccggccaagtgatggtgctcggcttaaccgcccggccaagtgatggtgctcggcttaaccgcccggccaagtgatggtgcttggcttaaccgcccggtcaagtgatgcggctcggcttaaccgcccggccaagtgatggtgctcggcttaacctcCCGGCAAAGTGATGggtcttggcttaaccgcccggccaagtgatggggctcggcttaaccgcccggccaagtgatgcggctcggcttaaccgcccggccaagtgatgctgcttggcttaaccgcccggccaagtgatggtgctcggcttaaccgcccggccgagtgatgcggctcggctcaaccgcccggccaagtgatgcggttcagcttaaccgcccggccaagtgatgcggccaagtgatggtgctcggcttaaccgcccggccaagtgatggggctcggattaaccgcccggccaagtgatggggctcggctttaccgcccggccaagtgatgctgcgcggctaaaccgcccggccaagtgatggtgctcagctttactgcccggccaagtgatgctgctccgcttaaccgcctggccaagtgatggtgcttggcttaatcgcccggccaagtgatggggctcggcttaaccgcccggccaagtgatggtgctcggcttaaccgcccggccaagtgatggggctcggcttaaccgcccggccaagtgatggggctcggcttaaccgcccggccaagtgatggtgctcggcttaaccgcccggccaagtgatcctgctcggcttaaccgcccggccaagtgatcctgctcggcttaaccgcccggccaagtgatggtgctcggctttatCGCCCGGctaagtgatcctgctcggcttaaccgcccgaccaagtgatggtgctcggcttaaccgcccggccaagtgatgctgctcggcttaaactcccggccaagtgatgctgctcggcttaaccgcccggccaagtgatggtgctcggcttaactgcccggccaagtgatgctgctcggcttaaccgcccggccaagtgatgcggctcggcttaaccgcccggccaagtgatggtgctcggcttaaccacccagccaagtgatggtgctcggctaaaCCGACCGgacaagtgatgctgctcggcttaaccgcccggccaagtgatgctgttcggcttaaccgcccagccaagtgatggtgctcggcttaactgcccggccaagtgatgctcggcttaactgcccggccaagtgatgctcggcttaactgcccgcccaagtgatgctcggcttaactgcccggccaaatgatgctcgccttaactgcccgcccaagtgatgctcggcttaaccgcccggccaagtgatgcggctcggcttaaccgcccggccaagtgatgctgctcggctaaaccgcccggccaagtgatgtggctcggcttaaccgcctggccaagtgatgcggctcggcttaactacccggccaagtgatgatgctcggcttaaccgcccggccaagtgatgcggctcggcttaaccgcccggccaagtgatgcaactcggattaaccgcccggccaagtgatggggctcggcttaaccggccggccaagtgatggtgttcggcttaaccgcccggccaagtgatgctgctcggcttaaccggtcggccaagtgatggtgctcggcttaactgcccggccaagtgatggtgctcggcttaacctcccggccaagtgatcctgctcggcttaaccgcccgggcaagtgatggtgctcggctttaccgcccggccaagtgatcctgctcggcttaaccgcccggccaagtgatggtgctcggcttaaccgcccggccaagtgatggtgcttggcttaaccgcccggccaagtgatgcggctcggcttaaccgcccgggcaagtgatggtgctcggcttaaccgcccggccaagtgatggtgttcggcttaaccgcccggccaagtgatggtgcttggcttaaccacccggccaagtgattctgctcggcttaaccgcccagccaagtgatcctgctcggcttaaccgcccagccaagtGATCCTGctgggcttaaccgcccggccaagtgatggtgctcggctttaccgcccggccaagtgatcctgctcggcttaaccgcccggccaagtgatggtgctctgcttaaccgcccggccaagtgatggtgctcggcataaccgcctggccaagtgatggtgcttggcttaaccgcccggccaagtgatggtgctgggcttaaccgcccggccaagtgatggtgctcagcttaaccgcccagccaagtgatggtgctcggctaaaccgcccggccaagtgatggtgctcggcttaaccgcccggccaagtgatggggctcggctcaaccgcctggccaagtgatggggctcggcttaaccacccggccaagtgatggggctcggctcaACCGCCTGGCGAAGTGATGGGGCTCGaattaaccgcccggccaagtgatgctgctcgaattaaccgcccggccaagtgatgctgctcggtttaaccgcccggccaagtgacggggctcggcttaaccgcccggccaagtgatggggctcggcttaaccgcccagccaagtgatgctgctcggcttaaacgcccggccaagtgatggtgctcagcttaaccgcctggccaagtgatgcggctcggcttaaccgcccggccaagtgatgcggttcggcttaaccgcccggccaagtgatgcggccaagtgatggtgctcggcttaatcgcccggccaagtgatggggctcggattaaccgcccggccaagtgatggggctcggcttcaCCACCCGGCCAAGAGATGCTGCGcggcttaatcgcccggccaagtgatggtgctcagctttaccgcccggccaagtgatggtgctcggcttaaccgcccggccaagtgatggtgctcggcttaaccgcccggccaagtgatggtgctcggcttaaccgcccggccaagtgatcctgctcggcttaaccgcccggccaagtgatcctgctcggcttaaccgccccgccaagtgatcctgctcggcttaaccgcccggccaagtgatcctgctcggcttaaccgccccgccaagtgatcctgctcggcttaaccgcccggccaagtgatggtgctctgcttaaccgcccggccaagtgatggtgctcggcttagccgcccggccaagtgatggggctcggcttaaccgcccggccaagtgatggtgctcggcttaacctcccggccaagtgatggggctcggctttacTGCCCGGgcaagtgatgcggctcggcttaaccgcccggccaagtgatggtgctcagcttaaccgcccggccaggtgatgcagctcggcttaaccgcccggccaggtgatgctgctcggcttaaccgcccggccaggtgatggtgctcggcttaaccgcccggccaagtgatggtgctcggctcaaccgcccggccaagtgatggtgctcggctttaccgcccggccaagtgatggtgctcagcttaaccgcctggccaagtgatgctgctcggcttaaccgcccggccaagtgatggtgctcggcttaaccgcccggccaagtgatgcgggtcggcttaaccgcccggccaagtgatgcggctcggtctaaaccgcccggccaagtgatgcggcccggcttaaccgcccggccaagtgatgctgctcggcttaaccgccccgccaagtgatggtgctcggcttaaccgcccgcgccaagtgatgctgctcggctttaccgcccggccaagtgatgctgctcgtcTTAgccgcccggccaaatgatgctcggcCAAATAAgcccggcttaaccgcccggccaaatgatgctcggcttcggcttaactgcccggccaaatgaagctcggcttaactgcccggccaagtggtgctcggcttaactgcccggccaagtgatgctcggcttaactgcccgcccaagtgatgctcggctcaactgcccggccaaatgatgctcggcttaactgcccggccaaatgaagctcggcttaactgcccgcccaagtgatgctcggcttaaacgcccggccaagtgatgcggctcggcttaaccgcccggccaagtgatgctgctcggctaaaccgcccggccaagtgatgcggctcggcttaaccgcccggccaagtgatgctgctcggcttaaccgcccggccaagtgatggtgctcggcttaaccgcccggccaagtgatgctgctcggcttagccgcccggccaaatgatgctcggccaaatatgctcggctttaccgcccggccaaatgatgctcggcttCGGCTTAACTGCCCGTCCAAATgaagctcggcttaactgcccgcccaagtgatgctcggcttaactgcccggccaaatgatgctcggcttaactgccgggccaaatgatgcttggcttaactcccCGGCCAAATGATGGTCAGCTTAAATGCTCAGCcaaaaaatgcttggcttaactgcccagccaaataATGCTCGGCTTAACCACCCAGCTAAATAgtgcttgtcttaactgcccagccaaataATGCTCAGTTTAACTGTCCAACCAATtagtgctcggcttaactgcccagccaaatgcttggcttaactgtctggtgaAATAATTCTTGGTTTAATTGCCCGGCTTGAATGTCATGGGACACGATAGACTACTTACAGACTAGTTGGAGTAAGGAAAGTTGGCCAAAACCTATTTCCCTATACAGGGGTACCTCTGGCAcggcgtaaaaacccgtaagtttaaagcccagaacactgaaataggtttcaagtaGTTTTTCTTCTTCATGCTAGTCAACTATAAGTCCTCAATTATCAAAAAACATTGATGATGTACCGATGAATTTTGAATGTCGTCTTCTGACATGATTGACTACTAATCAGCTAGCTGGAgtaagggaagttggctgaaacctAATTCAGTATAAAGGGAGCTACCTCTGGTGTGGCGTAAAAACCCGTAAATTCAAAGCCcaaaacactgaaataggtttcgagTTGCTTCTCTTCTCCAACCTAGTCAACTGTCATCAATTATCAAAAGATATTCATGATTTActgattaattttgaattgtttagatgataaaaaaaaaagaggaaggaaggaaggagggtcgtgggaaccaagcctgcaaacattgaagtaggcaaaacccacctgatgagccctttggtcagggcgaaacccttaggCATCGACCACACCGGGAGCGACTAGCGGCAAGGTTAGAGGCAAGAGGTTCCAGCGGCAAATCGAAACGTATGGTATCGTATGCGGGTGGCCACATTGGAGATGCGAGAAGCCTCcaaccaagatggaataagataaggtgagttacctagcggtcccgttttctacactcacgcgcatgacgtcacttggatagttcagccaggcgacatataggcgggaaatatgcaggtttttttttttttttttttttcaacaggcgttcttgttttcttttgcgttgacagattcataatGGTTATGTTTGTAATATAGGGTTGCTCCAATTTTTATAAGACCACtataactgttggtggtgaaaagtaaatagattttcccgtttcccaaaagatgcagaactaagtaagaagtaggtgaatatatgcaaagaaaatgatggtatcaatgccaaatatgTAGTAATTTGTTtgtcacatttccaacccaatgatttttccagaaaccataggcacgagttgctcaattgtTGCCCTAAGACTGCCATACTGACATAAAATcgtta
Above is a window of Palaemon carinicauda isolate YSFRI2023 chromosome 30, ASM3689809v2, whole genome shotgun sequence DNA encoding:
- the LOC137623405 gene encoding myosin heavy chain, clone 203-like — protein: MYQTAINTIRKAFNGAFGGLFNASHLAADLQEQHSACESYFMDLEGQMKEIQDSFGFRMVSWLLPKRIENPEGGIGNVPVLQRLLSSFPVVGGFWKSRQDLQLCQLKVQTLERNLETLKTDLKPIEILGKFLPDFVTGTEDGTIVPQMSGGNWFRVAMVGMFVAGNVLLWKFLSKKEEEKEQAELGKNVQLEMEKQIEFLDRELESAWEEVHSRCQLESKLEEEKKELKAEIQRLSNAMETLQKDKENEIENFSTKMQDLQLTNEQLKSELSNREITIGDHLDDLTEKDHKISGLNDQLEKVHGENEARVKRESKLVKEIEDLKVETLGLSQRIETLQIKKEIEIEKFSTKLQDLQETNDHLNEELSDKDASIGEYLNKLIEMEQINLDMCDRLARVEDEKIASIHWLESRFKDKFVEFEEIIGEMKTEKERLEMSLTEARVNDLVRNGRYNCLLEELKALKEEYSHKFSEMEQKNREMSEELEKLEGEKVASIHWLESVFEKKIDELEDTIEKQLGIIGKMNTEKERMEMSLSEAKMKNLTSEGNYTSSSTEMAKEMIVQITKENVGLKDELLAANEITSSLKEELEGRDKKKELNRPGTRKIYLSPNGTFFMFFDPQQSIKSTPKVNAVLTFHHHSDLI